The Stomatobaculum sp. F0698 genomic sequence GCACGACGGAGGAGCTCCTGCATCAAGAGGTGTTTGCGGGGCTGCCGTCTCTTAGCAAGGTAACCCTGCGCTGCGACACCAATCCGATTTCTTTGGATTACTTCCCGCAGGTCAAAGAAATTACGATCATCGGAGAGAGTATCGTCGGCGGTACGCCGTCGGGATCGCTGACCCTGAGTAAGGTAACGAGCGGCGGCAACCCCGCGCTGGAAAGCTTCTCGGTCTATGGCTTCGACGGGCTGAGACGCGGGGACTACCGAAACGGCTTTGAGGAGGGAAGCGCGGTGCTCGACTTCCTTTCGCACTGCCCATCGCTCCGGGAGCTGCGCATAGAGCACTGCAATCTCTCGGATCTCAAGTTCGCGGAGGGGCTATCCGCGCTTCAATTCCTCAATATCGCAGACAATCGCTTTGAGGATGTCGCGCCGCTCTCGGGGCTCCCGTCGCTTCGCTGCCTGGTCTATACGGAAAACGCGATTCAAAACATCGGTATCTTACAAAATAAGGGAATTGCACTGATCGAATAAAGGACGAGGAAAATGAATCCGACAAAAATAAGATGCCCGCATTGCGGGAACAGTATTTTGATCAAACAAAGCGGAAAAAGCGTCTGCCCTTCTTGCGGGACGCCGCTCTACATCGAGGAAAAAGACAAATCCGTCAATGTCAATGTCACGCTCGGAAACATCGAAAAAAGCGAGGCGAAGCAGAAGGGCTTCTTCCTTGCCCTGCTTGCTTTTATTTTGCTTTCGGTGTTTTTCATGTTGTTCCTGCCCGCCATCTTCCGCACGGGGCGTAAGGTGCAAAAGACGGTCGCGCCGAAGTACGAGACGAGCCTTCACGATCCGGTGCTGACCCGGCTCTTTGCGGAAGCCTTCGAGAAGGATCCCGCATCGATTACGGAAGAGGATTATGCGCGCGTCAAGACGATTTCGTTTCAAAGGGAACTGAGCGGTTTGTTATGGCTGGAAGTCGGCTTTACGGATGACAGCGAGAAGCGCATTCCTCTGGTGTACGACGAGCGGACGGTTGAAATCGATGGGACAGACTTCCAGGTTTTTCCGAATCTGGAGGGACTCTATGTCGCGGAGACCGCGACCGGAGGCGATGTTCGCCTTTCCTATGAATCCGAGGAATATGCGCACAACCTGGCCAATCTGACGAAGTTAAAATATCTGCATCTCTCGGAGAGAAGCAGCTACGATCGAACCCCGAAGGAACTGGCCGCCTTTGTCGCAAATCCGGCACAAATCGAGGAACTCAACGGTGTGAGCCTCTATGACGCGGAGGATGTCGAAGCGCTGGTAAAGTACTTCCCGAATCTCAAAAAGCTGATCATCGTCGATCGCGGCGCGGATGTCTCGCTTGCCGATTTAAAGCAGCTGTCTCAGCTCGAACTGCTCGCGACAGAACTTCGCGCGGACGGAAACGAGGATCTCTTGGAACTCACGGGGGTCAAAGAGATGGAGATTCTTGCCCGTGCGGACGGAAATCCGGTCAAGGATTTTCGCTTTCTTTCGGGCCTCACCGGCCTCAGAAGCCTGACGCTGGTCGGTGCCACCGAGTTAAAAAGTCTCAATGCGCTGAGCCCGCTCACCGAACTTGAGGAATTGCGTATTTACGACGCGCGGGAATTGCTCAGCATAGAGCCGCTCCGGGGGTTCACGGCGCTTCGTGTATTGGACATCGGAGACAGCACGGCGCTTGAGAATCTGGATGCCCTGCAGTCGCTGACCGCGCTCCGAAAGCTGAGACTGACCAACAGTGCCTGGGGGGCAAAGGCGATTCCGCCGGATTTGAGCATGCTGACTTCGCTTGAGGAAGCGGAAATCGAGGAGGACAGCATGGCGTCCGTTGCTGCTTGCCGCAGCCTAAAGAAGCTCACAATTTACATGAATCACTTCGGGGAAGGCAGTGATTTTTCACAGCTTGCCGGTCTTGAGAATCTGGAGAGCCTGCGTCTCAATATCTCAAGCAGCGCGTATCGGTATACGAATATCGAGCGTCTTTCGGCCCTGCCGAAACTCAGAACGCTCAAGCTGGTCGGAGACGAAGGCCCGCTTCCGCTGAAAGCATTTCCGCAGGTCACGGAGATTGAGGTCATAGGGAAGAACGTTGTGGCGGATTTCAGTAATTCCAAGCTGGTCATCGACCCGCTGCCCGACAGCGAAAATACCGCTTTGGAACGCCTGACTGTCATCGGTTTCGAAGGGATTCAGAGCAGCCCGTACGGGAGCGAACAACAATACGGTTCCGATGTTTTGTCCCGGCTCTCTTACTGCACGTCGCTTCGGGAACTCCGCCTGATTCACTGCGGGCTTACGGATCTTAATTTCGCAAGTGCCGTCCCGAATGTGGAAGTTTTGGACATCGGCGGAAACCGCATCGAGGATATTTCGCCGCTCACGGCCCTCCCGAAACTTCGGGAGCTTTACTGCGGTGACAATGAGATTCAAAATATCGCGGTGATGCGGGACAGGGGCATTTTATTGCTGGAATAAATACCGATTTTTGAAAAACAATACTTGCACGAAAAAAGAGAGTTTGCTATAACACTTAGTAAGGAATTGTTTTGATAAAAGCTTGGTTTATGAGGCCGAATAAGGAGAGCAAAATGCTGAACATCGGAATCAAGGGACACCGGGAAATTACGGTTGAGGAAAAGGATCTTGCGATTCATGTCGGCAGCGGCACGGTGCATGTGCTCGCAACGCCGATGATGATTGCAAATATGGAATATACCGCAGCATCTTCCGTGGAGGAGTTGCTCGGCGAAGGGAAGTCTACGGTCGGCGTGCAGGTCAATGTGAGCCATGTTGCGGCGACGCCGAAGGGAATGAAGGTCAGTTTTGATTCGGAACTTCTGGAGATCAGCGCAAACGGAAAGATCCTCACCTTCCGTGTCGAGGCACACGATGAGTGCGGCCTGATCGGTGAGGGAACCCACCAGAGAGCGATTATCGACCGGGAGCGCTTCGATAACAAGGCACAGGCAAAGTTAGAGCAGAAATAAATAAGAGGAGGAAAGAAAGATGGCACGCACCAAGGGGGCGAAGAATAAGCCGACACTGAGTGTCGCGGAGAGATTGCAAAGAGCAAACGCAGAGCTCACGGAGCTTCAGGAGGCTGTGAAGGCAAAGAAGGCCGAGATTAAGGAACTTCGGAGAGAGGAAAAGTCCGAGACCCAGCTGGTCATCATGAAGGCCATCGAGGAGAGCGGAAAGACCGCCGAAGAAGTTCTCGCAATGATTCAGAGACAGTAAAACGAAAAAAGACCGCCGCAGTTTTCTGCGGCGGTCTTTTTTCGTTTTGATTCACCGTTCGTTCTGTTGCGCTCGGCCTCAGACCAAGGTTTGAAATTCGATTTCCTCGAGCGACCAGACCAGACGGTTCGTCTGCAGAAGGGCGCTCTTACAGAAGGGACAAAATTTCGCATCGGCACGCTGCAGGGGCGCACCGCAGTGCGGACAGGAGACAGCGGTGATCTTTTGATACCCGCTTTTGTAGTTGACACTCTGGACATGGACCAGAACCGAAGTGACGGTCGTCTCGACCCGGTGGGGAACGGCGAGCGCCGCTGCGCGCGCCTTGCCCTCGCTTTTCCGGACGGCATCGCCCGCGAGAGAAGCGGTAAAGCCGATGGAACTCACCAGTCGGATTTCCGTCAGCGTTGCCTGGTTTTTATAGTCCGCAATCGCGGTCTTATGAATCACGATGTCGGAAAAACTGCGCGTCAGCTCGTTCATGCGGTCATCCTCGATTGCAAGGCGAACGCGCTCCCGCAGGCTCTCGGAGGGAGCGGAGAGTTTACTTAAGTCCAGCGCCTGTCTTGCGGCGAGCACGGAGACAATGCGCTTTTCGATCGCGACCCGTTCTTCGGGCCAGTTGAAGGCCGGAAAATCGCGGTTGATGGCAGGGAGAAAGAGCTTTGTCATATCCGGAACGGAGCGCTCCGTAGGGCCCAGCTTTTTACTCTCCTCCGCCGCGCGGAGCAGACTTCTCAGGTCGTGAAGAAAGCCCGAGAATTCGCGGAACGGTCGGCCGAACAGTCTCGGGAGCAAAAACAAAACAGCAAGTACCGCAAGGAGCGGACGCAATGCGAGAAGAATTTCAGGTACTGTCATAAAAGACCTCCGAAAAAAACAGACAAAGCGAAGCGCTTTGGTGTCAACAGTATAGCATAAAATGCTATACTGTTGAGCAAAAGAAAGGGGGGATTCCGGTGCAGGGAGAGAGAAAAGTAAGGGAGACGGAGCGCTCCGAACAGATGGACGGCGGCTTCCTGAGGCGGCCCTTGGAATTTCACCCGGTGCGGCGCAGCGCGCTGATCGGCGCGACGGTCGCCCTGCTCTCTCAGTTCTATTTCAATGTGCTGAGCAGCGATTTCCGCATTTCGATTGCGGTTGTGCTTCTGCCGGTGCTCCTTATGACCATGGGCGCGCAAATCCACAGCCTCTCGGCTTGCGGCTTCACCGCGCTCATTGTCTTTTTGTTCCGCGTCCTGGTATCGCTCTTGTTGCACGGCCCCGCGGGCGTCAAAGTATACCAGCAGCTCCCGGGCGCGCTCTTTTATCTCTGTTACGGCCTGCTCTTTAAGCTGCAAATTCCGAATAAGCGCTTTACCTCCCTGCCACGGGTGTTTGCGGCGGCCTTTTTCTGCGATCTGCTCGCAAATGCGGCGGAACTTCTGTTTCGGGCCTACTTTTTCGGGGCTGCGATCAATTCGGAGAATGCCTCTTTGGTGCTCTTTTTGGTCGCGTTGCTTCGCTCGGCGCTGGTGCTCCTCATTTTGGTCATGGACCGGCAGTACCGGGAGCTTCAGGTGCGGCACGAGCAGGAGAGCCGCTACCAGCGCCTCTTCCTCATGATTACGGGCTTAAAGAGCGAGCTCTATCTGATGCGGAAAAATTCGGAGGAAATAGAGCGCGTCATGGGCAACGCCTATCGGCTCTCGGAGGAGCTCCGCGCGCAGGAACTGCCCGATGAGATGCAGCGCCGTGCGTTGGACATCGCCCGCGATGTCCACGAGATCAAGAAGGATTATCTTCGCATCATGCGGGGACTCGAGGAGACCGCGGCCAACGAATACGATGAGGATCACATCCGTTTTCGCGATTTGATGGAAATTCTGGATGCGACTTCGAACAGCGTACTCCGCGAGAAGAAGTTGGACATACGTCTGATTTTCGACTGCCGGGATGATTTCCTGACCCGCGAGCACTACGCGCTGATGACGGTGCTCAAAAACCTGGTCGGCAATGCAATCGAGGCCATCGAGGGAGACAGACGGCGCGGTGTCATCATGGTCTCGGAGCGAAAATACGACGGGACGTATGAGTTCAAAGTTTCGGACAACGGACCCGGCATCTTGCCGCGGAAGCTCGGAAAGATATTCCGCCTCGGCTATTCGACCAAGTTCGATGAGCGGACGGGCAACATCTACCGCGGTGTCGGTCTCGCGGGCGTCAAAAATATGGTGGAAGATCATTTCGGCGGCAGCATAGAAGTGCAGTCAGAGCCCGGTAACACCTGCTTCACCGTGCGCATTCCGGTGGGAGCAATTGCATATACAGACGAAGGAAGGGCTGTCCATGGAGAGAGGACTTAGAATTTATATCGTTGAGGACGATGTCAGCATGATTGACACGCTCCGTGATTTCATCGAGGACCAGGGTCTCGGGGAAGTGGTCGGCAGTTCGGAGGAGGAAGGCAGCGACGAGCAGCAGATTGCCGCTTTGAAGCCGGATCTCATTCTGGTGGATTTTCTGATGCCGGGCATGGACGGCGCGGAACTCGTACGGCGTCTTCGGGACGCGGGCTGCGGCGCAAAGTGCATCATGCTGTCCCAGGTCACGCAGAAGGACATGATAGGCAAGGCCTATGATGCCGGTGTCGATTTCTTCTTAAATAAGCCGATCAACATCGTTGAACTCCGTTCGGTAATCGGTTCGGTCGCGCGCCAGCTGGAAAACGAGAGGACCATAGAGGCCCTGCGCCGTGTACTCTTCAGCGGGCAGAGCAAAGCGCCGCAGGACAGCGACGAGGAGAGCCGGCGGAAAATCAGTGCCATACTCGCAAATATCGGGATGGCGGGAGAAAAAGGCAGCGCGGATATTTTGAATCTCTGTCTCTTTATCAGGCGGGAGCAAAAGTCCCTGCAGCAGGAGAGCATTCGGGAACTTTGCTCGGAGCTCTCGGACAATCCGCGGAGCATGGAGCAGAGAATGCGGCGCGCCATTGCGGTCGGTCTCACAAACTTAGCCCACCTCGGGCTCGAGGACTTCCTGAACGAGAGCTTTACGCGTTACAGCAGCACTCTCTTCCCCTTTGAGGAAGTGCGCGCCGAGATGGATTTGATTCGTGGTAAAAAGAACTATGGAGGTAAACCTTCTATTAAGAAATTCATCGAAAGTCTTATGCAGCTCGCCGAACAAAGTGCGTAATCCGCAACCGAATTTGTGAAACTTCTTGAAACTTCTTGAAACCGTACT encodes the following:
- a CDS encoding sensor histidine kinase, which gives rise to MQGERKVRETERSEQMDGGFLRRPLEFHPVRRSALIGATVALLSQFYFNVLSSDFRISIAVVLLPVLLMTMGAQIHSLSACGFTALIVFLFRVLVSLLLHGPAGVKVYQQLPGALFYLCYGLLFKLQIPNKRFTSLPRVFAAAFFCDLLANAAELLFRAYFFGAAINSENASLVLFLVALLRSALVLLILVMDRQYRELQVRHEQESRYQRLFLMITGLKSELYLMRKNSEEIERVMGNAYRLSEELRAQELPDEMQRRALDIARDVHEIKKDYLRIMRGLEETAANEYDEDHIRFRDLMEILDATSNSVLREKKLDIRLIFDCRDDFLTREHYALMTVLKNLVGNAIEAIEGDRRRGVIMVSERKYDGTYEFKVSDNGPGILPRKLGKIFRLGYSTKFDERTGNIYRGVGLAGVKNMVEDHFGGSIEVQSEPGNTCFTVRIPVGAIAYTDEGRAVHGERT
- a CDS encoding cortexillin II, translating into MARTKGAKNKPTLSVAERLQRANAELTELQEAVKAKKAEIKELRREEKSETQLVIMKAIEESGKTAEEVLAMIQRQ
- a CDS encoding thioesterase family protein — encoded protein: MLNIGIKGHREITVEEKDLAIHVGSGTVHVLATPMMIANMEYTAASSVEELLGEGKSTVGVQVNVSHVAATPKGMKVSFDSELLEISANGKILTFRVEAHDECGLIGEGTHQRAIIDRERFDNKAQAKLEQK
- a CDS encoding response regulator — encoded protein: MERGLRIYIVEDDVSMIDTLRDFIEDQGLGEVVGSSEEEGSDEQQIAALKPDLILVDFLMPGMDGAELVRRLRDAGCGAKCIMLSQVTQKDMIGKAYDAGVDFFLNKPINIVELRSVIGSVARQLENERTIEALRRVLFSGQSKAPQDSDEESRRKISAILANIGMAGEKGSADILNLCLFIRREQKSLQQESIRELCSELSDNPRSMEQRMRRAIAVGLTNLAHLGLEDFLNESFTRYSSTLFPFEEVRAEMDLIRGKKNYGGKPSIKKFIESLMQLAEQSA
- a CDS encoding zinc ribbon domain-containing protein, producing MTVPEILLALRPLLAVLAVLFLLPRLFGRPFREFSGFLHDLRSLLRAAEESKKLGPTERSVPDMTKLFLPAINRDFPAFNWPEERVAIEKRIVSVLAARQALDLSKLSAPSESLRERVRLAIEDDRMNELTRSFSDIVIHKTAIADYKNQATLTEIRLVSSIGFTASLAGDAVRKSEGKARAAALAVPHRVETTVTSVLVHVQSVNYKSGYQKITAVSCPHCGAPLQRADAKFCPFCKSALLQTNRLVWSLEEIEFQTLV
- a CDS encoding leucine-rich repeat domain-containing protein encodes the protein MIKQSGKSVCPSCGTPLYIEEKDKSVNVNVTLGNIEKSEAKQKGFFLALLAFILLSVFFMLFLPAIFRTGRKVQKTVAPKYETSLHDPVLTRLFAEAFEKDPASITEEDYARVKTISFQRELSGLLWLEVGFTDDSEKRIPLVYDERTVEIDGTDFQVFPNLEGLYVAETATGGDVRLSYESEEYAHNLANLTKLKYLHLSERSSYDRTPKELAAFVANPAQIEELNGVSLYDAEDVEALVKYFPNLKKLIIVDRGADVSLADLKQLSQLELLATELRADGNEDLLELTGVKEMEILARADGNPVKDFRFLSGLTGLRSLTLVGATELKSLNALSPLTELEELRIYDARELLSIEPLRGFTALRVLDIGDSTALENLDALQSLTALRKLRLTNSAWGAKAIPPDLSMLTSLEEAEIEEDSMASVAACRSLKKLTIYMNHFGEGSDFSQLAGLENLESLRLNISSSAYRYTNIERLSALPKLRTLKLVGDEGPLPLKAFPQVTEIEVIGKNVVADFSNSKLVIDPLPDSENTALERLTVIGFEGIQSSPYGSEQQYGSDVLSRLSYCTSLRELRLIHCGLTDLNFASAVPNVEVLDIGGNRIEDISPLTALPKLRELYCGDNEIQNIAVMRDRGILLLE